The Syntrophorhabdaceae bacterium region GCGAAACTGGAAGCCTGGAGAGAATTTTTCAGGCCTGAGCTATATGACGACTGGTTCCGGAAAGAAGGTCTTTCCATGGAGGGCTACCTCGGCGCCATTGCTCCGGGAGAAAGATTGCCTTGGGAATTTATAGAAACGGGCGTCGAAAAGGCCTTTCTCGATGCAGAATTTCTGAAGGCGGACATGGGCGAGGGGACGGAAGACTGTTATACCGGCTGTGCGGCATGCGGGATCGGATGCCGCCGCACCGATACGTCTCCCTCAGACCCGGCCGAAGAATTGACCCCCTCTCCGGAAGACCGGGGCCCGGTGAGTCTCATACGCAATGCAGTCCACCTTTCCTACAAGTTCACCTTCAGGTACGGGAAATACGGTGACTCCAGGTATATAGGCCATCTCGACACGATGAATATCCTTCTGAGGGCTCTGAGGTCAGCGGGAATACTGATAAAGATGCACGGAAAATATCATCCCCTGCCTAAAATTTCCCTGTCCGAAGCCTTGCCCATGGGAATAGAGAGTACCTGTGAGCTCATAGAAGTGGAAACGGAAGGGGGAATCCTGCCCGACCGGATGTTGGTGGCAGAGATGAACAAGACATTACCCAGGGGAATGAGGATTTTTGAATTTCGCGCGGGCACGTTGCAGAGCTTAACCCGGGACTACGCATTTTTATTCGTTTCTCACGAGCCCGTGGATCTGGAAAGGGTATGGCCCCGGGAGAGAGGGGGGCGTTATTTCTCCATCTCCAAAGAGAGGAAGGGGATCAAAGAGCTATGGAAAAGCGGACGGTTTGAGCGTATTGTAAAAATGGAGGCGAGAAGGATCGATGGCATCGGAACTGATAATTAATGTAACTTTCAGCGAAACGAGGATAGCCTTTCTTGAGAACGGGGTGCTCGTTGAATTCTTTATAGAGAAGAAGAACGACAACAGTATGGTGGGGAGTATCTACAAAGGCAGGGTTGCCCGCATCGTTCCCGGCATGGATGCTGCGTTCGTGGATATAGGTCTGGAGAAGTCGGCTTTTCTCTATGTGGGCGATATTATCATCGACCGGATGATGTATGAGGAATTCGAGGACGCGGGATTTCATATTGAAATGCCGGAACGCATCGAAGGAGTGCTGGAAGAGGGACAGGAGCTTACCGTCCAGGTATCGAGAGAGCCTATCGGCCAGAAGGGGACCCGGGTGACGTCGAAGATCACGCTGCCCGGACGGCTCCTCGTCCTTATGCCGTCCACCGAGCACGTCGGCGTATCGAGAAGGATCGAGCAGGAAGACGAGAGAAAGAGGCTCGCCACGATTCTCAAGGAGATATGCCCCAAAGGGTTTGGAGTTATCGCAAGGACCGCATCTGAGGGGAAAGCAAAGGAGGAGCTGGAGAGCGATCTCGATTTTCTGAAAAGGGTCTGGGAGAGCACACAGGAGAAGGCCAGGCACGTGCGTGCGCCTTCTATACTCCATCAGGATCTGGGAATCATATTCCGTGTGATCCGGGACCTTCACTCCCACAACCTGAAGCGCATCGTGGTGGACGATCCGTATATTTACGAGAAGATCGAAGAGTTCCTGAAGGAGCTTTTGCCGGGGCAAGCCTGTGAAATCAGCTATTTTAACGAGAAAGACCCTATTTTTGAAGTTTATCGCATTGAAATGGAGATTGCGAAACTCCTGCAGAAAAAGATATGGCTCAAGTCGGGAGGCTATATCGTCCTCGACTACACGGAAGCCCTCACTGTTATCGATGTGAACACGGGTAGGTATTTGGGGAAGAAGGACCTGGAGGACACGATTCTCAGGACGAACCTCGAAGCGGTGAAGGAAATTGCCTACCAGATCAGGTTGAGGAATATAGGCGGGATTATCATCGTCGATTTTATCGATATGGAGCGGAAGGAATCGAGGGAGACGGTCTTTCAGACCCTGATGGAAGCGCTCAAGAAAGACAGGATCAAGACCTTCGCCTATCCCATAAGTGAGATCGGCCTTGTCCAGCTCACGAGGAAACGGACGCGCCATAATATTGTCACCCTTCTTTCCGAGGTGTGCCCGAATTGCGACGGCTCGGGTTACGGCAAATCACGCTATACGGTCTGCTACGAGGTGCTGAGGGAGCTCAGGAGCGCATGCAGGAAGGAAGAGGGGAAGACTTACAACGTGTACCTTTCGCCCGAAGTGGTGAGCCTCCTCTATGAAGAAGAGAAGAGCTCCATCGAGAGCCTCGAGACGACCTACAGGACCAAAATTAATGTCATCGCCAATCCGGAATTCGGTATCGACAGGTATCATGTGGAGGGTGTCTATGGGCAGGGATAAAGATTCTTCCGAGGCGGCTTTGTCCGGCATTTTCGGATAGAGGGAAGAAAGGGAGAAAGAATGAAGGGAACTTATCTGGCGCCCGCCAAGGTGAATCTTTTACTCAAGGTGCTTTCGAAAAGGGATGATGGATACCATAACATATTCAGCGTGGTCGACCTCGTATCCCTTTACGATGTTCTGCATATAGAGGACGATCCGTCGGGAAGGGTGGTGGTGGAGGACGACAAGGCCCTTCTTCCGGAGGGCGAAAAGAATACCGTCTACAGGGCTATCATGCTCGTCAAAAAGAAGTTCGGCGTCTCGCGGGGGGCGAGAGTGTTCATGGAAAAGAACATTCCCATCGGCAGCGGCCTGGGCGGGCCGAGCAGCGACGCGGCCACCGCACTGAAGGCGGTCGCGGGAATTTGGGGACTGGACATCAGCCGGGCCGACCTTATGGCTCTGGGCGCCTCGGTGGGGGCGGATGTGCCTCTCTTCCTGTATGGAAAGCCATGCGTGATGGAAGGCATAGGGGAGAGAATAACCCCCATTTCACTTCCTCTAATGCATTATCTCATCGTCTATCCGAACGTGCTTTTATCCACCCCGGAGGTATATAAGCGACTAAGAATCGTGTTGACAAAGGGGGAAAATGATATTAAATTGAGTGGGAATCTTGTAACTGCTTTCGACGTTTCGCGCATTTTGGAGAACGACCTTGAAGATGTCGGAATACTAATGTGCCCTACAATTAAAGTAGTAAAAGAAAGGCTGATCGCTTCCGGCTCTATCGGGGCATTAATGAGCGGAAGCGGTTCTTCGGTGTTCGGTATATTCGAAAATGAGACTGAAGCGGGAAGGGGTTCAGTCTCATTAGATGGTACGGGCAGCCGGTTTATCGTTCACAGTATCTAGGGGGGGACCTATGGACATTACGGCAGTGAAGATATTTCCCGTTAACGAGAAGAAGGTGAAGGCATACGCTTCTATTGTTCTGGATGACTGTTTTATCGTGAGAGACCTCAAAGTGATACACGGAGAGAATAAACTCTTTGTGGCCATGCCGAGCAAGAAAATGAAGGACGGCTCCTATCGGGACACCGTTCACCCTCTCAACAGTTCTATGAGGCAACAGATAGAATCGACCGTGCTGCAGGCGTACCAAAGCCAGATAGATAGCCTGGAAATTGGTTAAAAAAACAGATTATTGGGGTGTCGTCAAGCGGTAAGACACAGGCCTTTGGAGCCTGCATTCGGAGGTTCGAATCCTCCCGCCCCAGAACTTATTCTTTTAGGGGGTTCAGGTGGACAAGCTGAGAATATTCACGGGAAATGCGAATGCAGCGCTTGCGGAGAAGATCTGCAGCTTCCTCGGGATGGCTCCGGGGAAGGCGAAGGTCAGTAAGTTCAGTGACGGAGAGATACAGGTGGAGATAGAAGAGAGCGTCAGGGGGACCGATACGTTCGTGGTTCAGCCCACCTGTCCGCCGGTGAGCCACAACCTGATGGAACTGCTCATTATGGTCGACGCCCTTAAAAGAGCTTCAGCGGATCGTATCACCGTGGTGATACCCTATTACGGATACGCGCGCCAGGACAGGAAGGTAGTCCCGAGGACCTCGATATCGGCGCGTCTCGTGGCGGACCTCATTACCACTGCGGGGGCTTCGAGACTTCTTGCCATGGACCTCCACGCGGGTCAGATCCAGGGATTTTTCGGGGTACCTGTGGATCACCTCCTTGCGTTGCCTGTGCTCTTCGAATACTTAAGAAGGATCGAGGGGGAGATTGTCGTTGTCTCGCCCGACGCCGGCGGCGTCGAGAGGGCACGCGAGATGGGCAAGCGGCTGAATGCGACCCTTGCCATCATAGATAAGAGGCGCGAAAAGGCGAATGTATCGAAGGTTATGCATATTATTGGCGACGTCCGGGGCAAAACGGCGATAATTCTCGATGATATGATGGATACGGGCGGTACGATCGTGCAGGCTGCCGAAGCGATTATGGAAAACGGCGCCACCTCGGTCTATGCGTGCTGCACGCATCCAGTTCTGTCGGGCAATGCAGCGGAACGGATAAAGGCCTCTCCATTGAAGGAATTGGTGGTTACCAATACTATTCCACTGGCGGGCGCCGCAAAAGAGGTGGAAAAGATCAAGGTACTCGACGTATCGCCTATACTGGGCGAGGCGATCAGAAGAATACATAATGACGAATCAGTCAGTTCGTTGTTTATTTGATGAGGTAAGGAGGTTTCTATGGAACAGATGGTCATTAAGGCGGAAATTAGAGACAATAAAGGGAAATCGGTTGCGAGGAAGTTGAGAAAAGAAGGCAGGATCCCCGCCATTCTTTACGGCAGGGATGTGGAGCCTATCGTCCTCACGGTCTCCGCTCGTGAATGGAGCGTCCTCGGCCGCCATGTTAAGAGAAATGCAATTCTCGATATGGAGATATTGGCTCAGGGGGAATCGCAGCACAGGCCGGTAATGATTAAAGAAGTACAGAAGGAGACGGTGAATGACAGGGTCCTTCATATCGACTTTCTCCAGGTATCGATGACGAGAATGATAGAAGTGGAAATACCGATACGCCTGCAAGGTGAAGCTATCGGCGTGACCAAAGAAGGGATAGTCGAGCAGCACCTTCGGTCTATCAGGGTCGAATGCCTCCCGACACAGATCCCGGAAGCATTGGACATCGATATCTCTTCACTCGACATCGGCGATTCGGTGCATGTAAGCCAGGTATCGCTGCCGGGCGTAAAGCTCCTTGAGGGCGCGGATGTAGCGATCGTCACGATTGCCCATGGCGGCACCACGGAAGCACCGGTAGAGACGACCGAGACGGAAGAGAAAGAGGAGTAGCCATTATTGTTTCTCCTCTGTGGTTTAGGAAATAAAGGTAGCGGGTATGCGCATACAAGGCACAATATCGGCTACCTCGTGGTTGAAAGGTTTTCCGAAAAATACAAGGTGAGCCTCAACCAAAGAATGTGCGGATGCAGGGTGGGAACCCTGGATGACCTTATTATCGCAAAACCGCAAACCTATATGAACCTCTCAGGTGGACCCGTGGGGCAGCTCATGAAAAAAACGGGGGTTGCCCGGGAGGATCTCCTCCTCGTTCAGGACGATCTCGATATGGAGTTCGGAAAGCTAAAAATTAAATGGAACGGGAGAGACGCGGGTCACAAAGGCGTGAGGTCGGTTATCGAAAGCCTCCAGTCGCCCCTTTTTTACAGGATGAAGATCGGGATCGGAAGAGATCCCGGAATGGCCCCTGAAGATTACGTTCTTTCCCGGTTCCGGAATGAGGAGCTTGAGGATCTGGCCGACGCCCTGGACAGGGCCGCTGAGGCGGCGCATGTTTTTTTCCTGGAAGGCAGGGAAAAGGCAATGAGCATCTACAATAAATGGAATTCCGACCTGTGATGGACCGCAAAAACCTCTCGGCGGTCTCGACCGGCCCACAATGAACGGTCGGTTTTTCTCCACCTTTTCTCCGCTACTTCTCGGTCTTTCGCACTATATGTGAGGCCATCGAAGGCTTACGCAATATATGTTTCCTCTTGAGACTCTCTATGGAGTGCATTAGACTTAAATCAGCCGGATATCCAAAAACAACTCTGGAGGCTCCATATGACGAAAGAAGAGATTCTTAAATTCTGTAACGACCATCCCGCCTCGTTTTTTGCTACCCTTGAGGGGGACCAACCCCGGGTGAGGGGAATGGCCCTGGTGCGGGCGGACGAGAAAGGCCTGCTCTATCAGACCGCCGACGCAAAGGATGTATGGAAGCAACTGGTCAGGAATCCGAAGGTGGAGGTCAGTTTCAACGACCTTGAAGCCGGGATCCAGGTAAGGATTACGGGAACAATCGAGGTGTTCGAAGATCAGGCCCTGAAAGAGGAGATCTTAACCATGAGACCCTTCTTAAAGCCTTTTGTCGATACACAGGGTTGGGGCCCGATCAAAGTATTCAGGATCACGAAAGGCACAGCTTACGTGTGGACCAGGAAAAAAAACTTCGCCCCGAAAGAATTTATCGAAATATAAAGGTGGAGCAGAACGTGAGAGTAAGGATTGAGCCGATTGACCGCCAATCCTCACTCTCTCACCTATCCTTCCGCGCCTCTCCTGTCCTGACCGCAACGCATAAATAGATAATACTTCAAGAAGCTGAGCGGGAAGTGGATGGGACGAGAAAAAAGGGGAGGCAGCGCCCCCCATACTTCCGGTTTAGGACGGACTTAGAAAAAATACCAGGCTCCGACCCTGAATGAGCTTGCGGCGCCGTCCTTGCTCATAGTCGGGACGCCACCGACAACTGCGGGATAGCCCGCATAGCGAGTGTTGTAGTAGGAGTACTCGAAACCGACCCTGACCGCGGCATTTACATCATAGAGGAGATTAGCGATCATCTGCGTAGTATTGACCGCGGCATTGGTATTGGCCGCGCTGTTCATCCATGCCTGGCTGACATTGGTCCTCATGAAGCCGTACCAGCCGTTGATGAATAATTTATCGGTGAAAAAATAGGATGCCTGACCCCAGCCGCCGTACTGGGTGGGTGCAGCATAATCGAGCCCGAGGTAGGCAGCCTGCCCGGCCGGGGTCGTCAGATTAATGGTATTTGTGCCAAGGGTATTGTACACGCCGGAAGTATAACCAAAGTTTGCATTATATACATTCCCGTTATTCGAAGAGCTCATGAACATGCCCGGGTTCTGGCTGTAGAATACCACGCCTGATATGGAGAGTGCTCCTGCCTTATTGCCCTTCTTTTCGGGGATAATGGGGACGAAGCCTTTGAAGGAGATACCCCAGGAGTTTATGTTCTTGTCCTCATAGGTGAGCGAGCCGTTCGAATTCGTGATGCCCGTGATCATCTTCTGCTGGCCGTAAAATCCGTCCAGGGCGAAGAGCATCTTCCAGGGACCGATATTTCCGCATTTGTCCGAAGACCAGCCGAAGGAGCCTTCCAGGAAAGGCATTTGGCTCAAGGTGTAGCCGTCCACGCCCGGGCTCAGCGTCTCACCGTTCCCCGTAAGGGAGCCGCTTCCCAGGGTGTTCGTGGGAGAGATGATGCCTAATTTCCAGGTCCAGTCCTTCGCAAGGGTCTGCTCAAATCTTACCAAAGGCTGTCTGATCCCCTTGAGAAAGGGGCTGAGGTCATTATTGCCCAGGGTGGAATTTGCGTAGGTGGGAAGGAACCCCCAGGTCTGCCACGTCTGGCCTATTACGAGCTTGCTATGGGGCCATTCGAACTGCATGAAGGCATGCCTGAGGCTGAAGGTGCCGGCGTTGCTGCCTGCATTGCCGTTTGCCTGATTGCCTCTGAAATCTCCTTCGACAAATGCCGATGTTCGGGCACCCCATGCATCCGGCCCCCTCACCAGGAAATTGAGCCTTGTCTCGCCCGCGTAGGAATAGAAGTTGCCGTACTTATCGGCGAGGTTGTCATTCAATCCGCCCGACCTCTGGGCATACTGGATATCCTGATTCTGAGCCTGGGTCGTATAACCCATGTCGAACTTTACATACCCGCCGATAGTCATGTCCCAGCGGCTGGTTGCGCTTCCTGCAAAACCGAGAGCCGGAAGTGTGAGAAGTAGTGCGAGTGCGAAAATAGCGGTTCTCTTCATTCTGCCTCCTTACTATATATTGCGCCGGTATTACGGGCAGTCTGTCCCTGAAAGTTAGGGCCCTCCCTTCCGTGAACTTATCCGCGCCTGCTTTTGCAGCAGGTCTTCCCCTGGTCATCGTTATATCCTGGGAGATATAACAATGTCAAGAAAATAAGGAGAAAATGAAAAGGAGGGGAGGGCCCGAATTAGATCAGCCTTCGGGGTAAATAATCAATCCTTCATTTTCTTTAATTAAATTTAAATTAGTTCCGGGCCGAACACGGCCGCGCAGATGATCGCAAAATATCACATATGGTCCGGAAAGAGGGGCCGGTTGTTTCTCAGATGAGGCTTAGCAGTTTTTGCGAAGCATCAGGGGAGATCAGGTGGGCATGGGACGCCTTGTGGAAATCGAGTCCCTCGACCGTTGCCAGGGCTTCCGCATGACCGGCCATTGCACCGGCTCTGAGCGGAGACTCCTGCAAACCAAGCTCTACGCTATCATCCACGGTGTTATTCCCGCGGTCGTTTCGTGGAGCCCGTTCTGCTCGTGTGGATTTTGATTTTGATGAATTTACCGTTGAAGCAAGGGTGTTATCTACCTTCATGGACCACCTCGGTATAAGACTCAGAGCTATTGTACCATAAGGAGGCGACGGGCGAAAGGATTATTATCGCCCAATAACCAAAAATCTTAAGCAGGGCCGGGCAAAGACGGCTCTCGCAAATTGATAATTTCTCCCACTCCGTCATTTGAACAGG contains the following coding sequences:
- a CDS encoding 50S ribosomal protein L25 — its product is MEQMVIKAEIRDNKGKSVARKLRKEGRIPAILYGRDVEPIVLTVSAREWSVLGRHVKRNAILDMEILAQGESQHRPVMIKEVQKETVNDRVLHIDFLQVSMTRMIEVEIPIRLQGEAIGVTKEGIVEQHLRSIRVECLPTQIPEALDIDISSLDIGDSVHVSQVSLPGVKLLEGADVAIVTIAHGGTTEAPVETTETEEKEE
- a CDS encoding pyridoxamine 5'-phosphate oxidase family protein → MTKEEILKFCNDHPASFFATLEGDQPRVRGMALVRADEKGLLYQTADAKDVWKQLVRNPKVEVSFNDLEAGIQVRITGTIEVFEDQALKEEILTMRPFLKPFVDTQGWGPIKVFRITKGTAYVWTRKKNFAPKEFIEI
- a CDS encoding Rne/Rng family ribonuclease; the protein is MASELIINVTFSETRIAFLENGVLVEFFIEKKNDNSMVGSIYKGRVARIVPGMDAAFVDIGLEKSAFLYVGDIIIDRMMYEEFEDAGFHIEMPERIEGVLEEGQELTVQVSREPIGQKGTRVTSKITLPGRLLVLMPSTEHVGVSRRIEQEDERKRLATILKEICPKGFGVIARTASEGKAKEELESDLDFLKRVWESTQEKARHVRAPSILHQDLGIIFRVIRDLHSHNLKRIVVDDPYIYEKIEEFLKELLPGQACEISYFNEKDPIFEVYRIEMEIAKLLQKKIWLKSGGYIVLDYTEALTVIDVNTGRYLGKKDLEDTILRTNLEAVKEIAYQIRLRNIGGIIIVDFIDMERKESRETVFQTLMEALKKDRIKTFAYPISEIGLVQLTRKRTRHNIVTLLSEVCPNCDGSGYGKSRYTVCYEVLRELRSACRKEEGKTYNVYLSPEVVSLLYEEEKSSIESLETTYRTKINVIANPEFGIDRYHVEGVYGQG
- the pth gene encoding aminoacyl-tRNA hydrolase, whose protein sequence is MFLLCGLGNKGSGYAHTRHNIGYLVVERFSEKYKVSLNQRMCGCRVGTLDDLIIAKPQTYMNLSGGPVGQLMKKTGVAREDLLLVQDDLDMEFGKLKIKWNGRDAGHKGVRSVIESLQSPLFYRMKIGIGRDPGMAPEDYVLSRFRNEELEDLADALDRAAEAAHVFFLEGREKAMSIYNKWNSDL
- the spoVG gene encoding septation regulator SpoVG: MDITAVKIFPVNEKKVKAYASIVLDDCFIVRDLKVIHGENKLFVAMPSKKMKDGSYRDTVHPLNSSMRQQIESTVLQAYQSQIDSLEIG
- a CDS encoding ribose-phosphate pyrophosphokinase, with the protein product MDKLRIFTGNANAALAEKICSFLGMAPGKAKVSKFSDGEIQVEIEESVRGTDTFVVQPTCPPVSHNLMELLIMVDALKRASADRITVVIPYYGYARQDRKVVPRTSISARLVADLITTAGASRLLAMDLHAGQIQGFFGVPVDHLLALPVLFEYLRRIEGEIVVVSPDAGGVERAREMGKRLNATLAIIDKRREKANVSKVMHIIGDVRGKTAIILDDMMDTGGTIVQAAEAIMENGATSVYACCTHPVLSGNAAERIKASPLKELVVTNTIPLAGAAKEVEKIKVLDVSPILGEAIRRIHNDESVSSLFI
- the ispE gene encoding 4-(cytidine 5'-diphospho)-2-C-methyl-D-erythritol kinase, coding for MKGTYLAPAKVNLLLKVLSKRDDGYHNIFSVVDLVSLYDVLHIEDDPSGRVVVEDDKALLPEGEKNTVYRAIMLVKKKFGVSRGARVFMEKNIPIGSGLGGPSSDAATALKAVAGIWGLDISRADLMALGASVGADVPLFLYGKPCVMEGIGERITPISLPLMHYLIVYPNVLLSTPEVYKRLRIVLTKGENDIKLSGNLVTAFDVSRILENDLEDVGILMCPTIKVVKERLIASGSIGALMSGSGSSVFGIFENETEAGRGSVSLDGTGSRFIVHSI